In Aureibaculum algae, the following are encoded in one genomic region:
- a CDS encoding SusC/RagA family TonB-linked outer membrane protein has translation MKFKFYNLLLVFSVLCGSLLHAQERTINGTVSDESGPLPGVSVVIKGTTSGTETDFDGIYSIKAKTGDVLKFSFIGMSTKEVTVGTSSTMNVVLEADNVLDEVVVTGLGIRREKQALGYAQQSVDGEELQKGKQIDVNNALAGKVAGVQIVGQASTGFRDSEIKLRGETNVLYVVDGIQVYQTGDINTNDIADMSVLKGASATAIYGPEGRNGVIIITTKKGTNGKATFTLDHSTIMGSVSQVPDYQNEYGGGYSQTFNTFSYDPAEDPASWASFDGDLYPDFWADESWGPKLDGTLVRHWDSWIPGTPEFGETRAWEPTKNDVDSFYRTSVTNNTSLSFSKGGDGYNIRTSLSLIDKAGIIQNSDQKTINLALNANYDISDKFTVTVNVNYQDRKTNNDPDQGYANLASNMNQWWQRQLDMDKLADYERAGQIVSWNIRGPRDARPLYWDMPNFQPLENLKHEYKNSVYGKIGGTYTFNEKFNIIAEVRSTFHNFARDDRSTTKSLLDPASYAEVQRRYNKEHYFSMLNYTDSFLGGSLDVDAQLGGEIINTDYKWLYANTNGDLTIPEFYNLAGSQDPVSAGTTIIQGKTRGTFLKASLGFKNLLYVDASYRFDWSSTAAPDNNRVETYGISTSLLLSKLLPQNEIMSFFKLRAGYAKAPYFPDPYQISSVYDTGANLYQGNGTLYVQGQQNNPNLVGGVRGEFEVGAEFKFIRNRIGLDVTYFNRVDEDLPVSVSLDGSTGYTGITVNSGKNTSKGFEVGLNGSIVKTDDFGWDLGVNFGTLEKFVDAIYPGVDSYDISTYTSSMKLQARVGEEYGLFYGVGFATHTDGSTIFTSSDNFARESNKKIGSLLPDYTYGITSTIRYKNFDLFVGFDGQKGGLYYSRTQRYMDHSGLSAQTAGLNDKGNPLRDPVASGGGIHIVGVLQTGTNANGVPISDGTIVDKYVDPQDYFNLGNLGNIYENNVHDATYLKLRTARLNYNFNSDLVAKVGLEAIQLSVFGDNLWLIDADMNWVDPSEIEKRSGVNWAEAGQLPTTRSFGLNVKLTF, from the coding sequence ATGAAATTTAAATTTTACAATTTATTGTTGGTTTTTTCTGTTTTATGTGGTTCTCTACTGCATGCACAAGAGAGAACAATTAATGGTACTGTTTCAGATGAATCAGGCCCGTTACCAGGTGTTAGTGTAGTCATTAAAGGGACAACCTCAGGCACAGAAACTGATTTTGATGGTATTTATTCTATCAAAGCGAAAACAGGAGATGTACTTAAATTTAGTTTTATTGGTATGTCTACAAAAGAAGTTACTGTGGGAACATCAAGTACTATGAATGTAGTTCTTGAAGCTGACAACGTACTTGATGAAGTTGTGGTTACAGGTTTAGGTATTAGAAGAGAAAAGCAAGCCTTAGGTTACGCTCAACAATCTGTTGACGGTGAAGAATTACAAAAAGGTAAGCAAATTGACGTTAACAATGCCTTAGCTGGTAAAGTTGCAGGGGTTCAAATTGTAGGTCAGGCAAGTACAGGTTTTAGAGATTCAGAAATTAAATTAAGAGGTGAAACTAATGTATTATATGTTGTAGATGGTATACAAGTATATCAAACGGGTGATATTAATACCAATGATATTGCAGACATGTCTGTATTAAAAGGTGCCTCTGCAACGGCCATTTATGGTCCAGAAGGACGTAACGGTGTAATTATCATAACTACTAAAAAAGGTACGAATGGTAAAGCTACATTTACTTTAGATCACTCAACTATAATGGGTAGTGTTTCTCAAGTACCTGACTATCAAAACGAATATGGTGGTGGTTACAGTCAAACATTTAACACATTTAGTTATGACCCTGCTGAAGATCCTGCATCATGGGCTAGTTTTGATGGAGATTTATACCCAGATTTTTGGGCTGATGAATCATGGGGGCCTAAATTAGACGGTACTTTAGTTCGTCATTGGGATTCTTGGATACCAGGAACTCCTGAATTTGGTGAGACAAGAGCATGGGAACCAACAAAAAATGATGTTGATTCATTTTACAGAACAAGTGTAACCAACAATACCTCTTTAAGTTTTTCTAAAGGTGGAGATGGTTATAATATCAGAACTTCTTTATCATTAATAGATAAGGCAGGTATTATTCAAAACTCTGATCAAAAAACAATAAACTTAGCTTTAAATGCTAATTATGATATTTCTGATAAATTTACAGTTACTGTAAATGTTAATTATCAAGATAGAAAAACGAATAATGATCCTGATCAAGGGTATGCCAACTTAGCTTCTAATATGAATCAATGGTGGCAAAGACAACTTGATATGGACAAGTTAGCAGATTATGAACGTGCTGGTCAAATTGTTTCTTGGAACATCAGAGGGCCACGTGATGCAAGACCATTATATTGGGATATGCCCAATTTTCAACCTTTAGAAAATTTGAAACATGAATACAAAAATTCTGTTTATGGTAAAATTGGAGGTACCTATACCTTTAATGAAAAATTCAATATAATTGCTGAAGTTAGATCTACCTTTCATAATTTTGCGAGAGACGATCGTTCTACTACAAAAAGTTTATTAGATCCTGCTTCTTATGCAGAAGTTCAAAGAAGATATAACAAGGAGCATTATTTTAGTATGTTAAACTATACAGATAGCTTTTTAGGTGGATCTTTGGATGTTGATGCACAACTTGGTGGTGAAATTATAAACACGGATTACAAATGGCTGTATGCCAACACCAATGGTGATTTAACCATTCCTGAATTTTATAATTTAGCAGGTTCTCAAGATCCTGTTAGTGCTGGAACTACAATAATACAAGGGAAGACAAGAGGTACTTTTCTTAAAGCTTCTTTAGGTTTTAAAAATTTATTGTATGTTGATGCTTCTTACCGTTTTGATTGGTCTTCTACTGCCGCTCCTGATAATAACAGGGTTGAAACTTATGGAATTTCTACAAGTTTATTATTAAGTAAATTGTTGCCTCAAAATGAAATTATGAGCTTCTTTAAACTTAGAGCTGGTTATGCAAAAGCACCATATTTTCCAGATCCATATCAAATATCAAGTGTTTATGATACGGGTGCTAACTTATACCAAGGCAATGGAACATTATATGTTCAAGGACAACAAAACAACCCTAACTTAGTTGGTGGTGTTAGAGGAGAATTTGAAGTAGGTGCCGAATTTAAATTCATTAGAAATAGAATTGGACTGGATGTTACTTATTTCAATAGAGTTGATGAAGATTTACCAGTATCGGTATCTTTAGATGGTTCAACTGGATATACTGGAATTACGGTTAACTCTGGTAAAAATACATCTAAAGGTTTTGAAGTTGGATTGAACGGATCTATTGTGAAAACAGACGATTTTGGTTGGGATCTTGGTGTAAACTTTGGTACATTAGAGAAATTTGTTGATGCCATTTACCCTGGTGTTGATTCTTATGACATCAGTACCTACACTTCTAGCATGAAATTACAAGCTAGAGTAGGTGAAGAGTATGGTTTATTTTACGGTGTTGGTTTTGCTACTCACACTGATGGTAGTACTATCTTTACTTCTAGTGATAATTTTGCTAGAGAGTCTAATAAAAAAATTGGTAGTTTATTACCTGACTATACCTATGGTATAACTTCTACCATTAGATATAAAAACTTCGATTTATTTGTTGGTTTTGACGGACAAAAAGGAGGTTTATATTACTCAAGAACACAAAGATATATGGATCACTCAGGTTTATCAGCACAAACTGCAGGTTTAAATGACAAAGGTAACCCCTTGAGAGATCCAGTTGCAAGTGGTGGTGGTATACATATAGTAGGTGTATTACAAACGGGTACTAATGCAAATGGTGTTCCTATTTCTGATGGTACTATAGTTGATAAATATGTAGACCCTCAAGATTATTTTAATTTAGGTAACTTAGGTAATATATACGAAAATAATGTACATGATGCTACTTATCTTAAATTGAGAACGGCGAGATTAAATTACAATTTCAATAGTGATTTAGTTGCCAAAGTAGGATTAGAAGCAATTCAATTATCAGTATTTGGTGATAACCTTTGGTTAATTGATGCTGACATGAA
- a CDS encoding helix-turn-helix domain-containing protein, producing MNRFSIFKILFFFIGIAVFSQNDVIENTSVAIDSSEVNVVQINYNPGLLNHKNAQHIVDSYNTLISQGNDVNMSNEEIKELAYSHAILKDIPNATKFIEKYIRKSNDVDVLNQHIFDSFRDDKAFITVSNKFAPMYEYWVMIYLYTGLIGLFIAFVINFKKSEDRIANLLISLFILFSSLFIIHVCIYITNIQVKFPHSLFSTFTLNFLYGPLLYFYIRRISNKYKFKTLDLLHLVPFVFMLIYFMKYYVLPVNDKLNIIINHKEWEDPFFYYSLILKAVSLTIYGILTLNEYLKFKKNNEHNNITLWIRNVVVLNGAFVISQLIFLIVISGLLTSSYYVHPQLITLSIVIMFVGYSAYVQPSIFTNQHRFTKIFNFKYEKSRLNEELSNELKNELLNLFYKEKVYKVSDISLKKLSERLGTDRHSTSQVINEHFKMNFFTLINMFRIKEAQDIFNNDESGDLSIIDVAYDVGYNNKVTFNKAFKKETNLTPSQYRSTLLRRVV from the coding sequence ATGAATCGATTTAGTATTTTTAAAATACTTTTCTTTTTTATTGGCATCGCCGTTTTTTCTCAGAATGATGTAATTGAAAACACCTCAGTTGCAATTGATTCTAGTGAAGTTAATGTTGTACAAATTAATTATAACCCGGGTCTGCTGAATCATAAGAATGCACAACACATAGTTGATTCTTACAATACACTTATTTCTCAAGGCAATGACGTGAACATGTCAAATGAAGAAATTAAGGAATTGGCTTATAGTCACGCTATTTTAAAAGATATTCCCAATGCAACTAAATTTATAGAGAAATATATAAGGAAATCAAATGATGTCGATGTTCTTAATCAACATATTTTTGATTCATTTAGAGATGATAAAGCTTTTATAACTGTTAGTAATAAATTTGCCCCGATGTATGAGTATTGGGTTATGATTTATCTATATACTGGACTGATTGGTCTTTTTATAGCTTTCGTAATTAATTTTAAGAAATCAGAGGACAGAATTGCTAACTTGTTGATCAGTCTATTTATCTTATTTAGTTCTCTTTTTATTATTCATGTTTGTATTTACATAACAAATATTCAAGTAAAATTTCCACATTCCTTATTTTCTACATTTACGTTAAATTTTTTGTATGGACCTTTATTGTACTTTTATATTAGAAGGATAAGTAACAAGTATAAATTCAAAACTTTGGATCTCTTGCATTTAGTACCATTTGTTTTTATGCTTATATATTTTATGAAATATTATGTACTTCCTGTAAATGATAAATTAAATATTATAATTAATCATAAAGAATGGGAAGATCCCTTTTTTTATTACTCACTTATCTTGAAGGCGGTTTCCTTAACCATATATGGAATTTTGACATTAAATGAATATTTGAAATTTAAGAAGAATAATGAACATAATAATATCACATTGTGGATTAGAAATGTTGTAGTGCTAAATGGGGCATTCGTAATTTCTCAATTGATTTTTCTTATTGTAATTTCTGGCCTATTAACATCAAGTTATTATGTGCATCCGCAGTTGATTACCTTATCAATTGTCATTATGTTTGTTGGGTATTCTGCTTATGTGCAACCTAGTATATTTACAAACCAGCACCGTTTTACAAAAATATTTAATTTTAAATACGAAAAATCAAGACTGAATGAAGAGCTTTCAAATGAACTTAAGAATGAATTGTTGAATTTGTTCTATAAAGAAAAAGTATACAAAGTTAGTGATATTAGTCTCAAAAAACTTTCAGAAAGATTGGGAACAGATAGGCATAGTACCTCACAAGTTATTAATGAGCATTTTAAAATGAACTTTTTTACTTTAATAAATATGTTTAGAATAAAAGAGGCTCAAGATATTTTTAATAATGATGAAAGTGGTGATTTAAGTATCATTGATGTCGCTTATGACGTAGGCTATAATAATAAAGTTACTTTTAATAAAGCTTTTAAAAAAGAAACAAATCTTACTCCTTCGCAATACAGGTCAACTCTACTTAGAAGAGTGGTGTAA